A genomic window from Klebsiella quasipneumoniae subsp. quasipneumoniae includes:
- the nusG gene encoding transcription termination/antitermination protein NusG, whose product MSEAPKKRWYVVQAFSGFEGRVATSLREHIKLHNMEELFGEVMVPTEEVVEIRGGQRRKSERKFFPGYVLVQMVMNDASWHLVRSVPRVMGFIGGTSDRPAPISDKEVDAIMNRLQQVGDKPRPKTLFEPGEMVRVNDGPFADFNGVVEEVDYEKSRLKVSVSIFGRATPVELDFSQVEKA is encoded by the coding sequence ATGTCTGAAGCTCCTAAAAAGCGCTGGTACGTCGTTCAGGCGTTTTCCGGTTTTGAAGGTCGCGTAGCCACGTCGCTGCGTGAACATATCAAATTACACAACATGGAAGAGTTATTTGGCGAAGTCATGGTCCCGACCGAAGAAGTGGTTGAGATCCGTGGCGGCCAGCGTCGCAAAAGCGAACGTAAATTCTTCCCGGGCTACGTTCTGGTCCAGATGGTCATGAACGACGCAAGCTGGCACCTGGTGCGCAGCGTACCGCGCGTGATGGGCTTCATCGGCGGTACCTCTGACCGTCCGGCGCCGATCAGCGACAAAGAAGTCGACGCCATCATGAATCGTCTGCAGCAGGTTGGCGATAAGCCGCGTCCGAAAACGCTGTTTGAACCGGGTGAAATGGTTCGCGTTAACGACGGTCCGTTCGCTGACTTTAACGGCGTGGTGGAAGAAGTGGACTATGAGAAGTCCCGCCTGAAAGTTTCCGTTTCTATCTTCGGTCGTGCGACCCCGGTAGAACTGGACTTCAGCCAGGTTGAGAAGGCGTAA
- the secE gene encoding preprotein translocase subunit SecE: MSANTEAQGSGRGLEAMKWIIVAVLLIVAIVGNFLYRDIMLAVRALAVVILIAAAGGVALLTTKGKATVAFAREARTEVRKVIWPTRQETLHTTLIVAAVTAVMSLILWGLDGILVRLVSFITGLRF, encoded by the coding sequence ATGAGTGCGAATACCGAAGCTCAAGGGAGCGGGCGCGGCCTGGAAGCGATGAAGTGGATTATCGTTGCCGTGCTGCTGATCGTGGCGATCGTGGGCAACTTCCTTTATCGCGACATTATGCTGGCGGTGCGTGCGCTGGCCGTGGTTATTCTTATTGCTGCTGCCGGTGGCGTCGCGCTGTTGACGACGAAAGGTAAGGCGACCGTTGCTTTTGCTCGCGAAGCGAGAACCGAAGTTCGTAAAGTGATTTGGCCGACTCGCCAGGAAACGCTGCATACTACGCTGATTGTTGCTGCCGTGACTGCAGTAATGTCACTGATCCTGTGGGGACTGGATGGTATTCTGGTTCGCCTGGTCTCCTTTATCACTGGCCTGAGGTTCTGA
- the tuf gene encoding elongation factor Tu — MSKEKFERTKPHVNVGTIGHVDHGKTTLTAAITTVLAKTYGGSARAFDQIDNAPEEKARGITINTSHVEYDTPTRHYAHVDCPGHADYVKNMITGAAQMDGAILVVAATDGPMPQTREHILLGRQVGVPYIIVFLNKCDMVDDEELLELVEMEVRELLSQYDFPGDDTPIVRGSALKALEGDAEWEAKIIELAGHLDTYIPEPERAIDKPFLLPIEDVFSISGRGTVVTGRVERGIIKVGEEVEIVGIKETAKTTCTGVEMFRKLLDEGRAGENVGVLLRGIKREEIERGQVLAKPGTINPHTKFESEVYILSKDEGGRHTPFFKGYRPQFYFRTTDVTGTIELPEGVEMVMPGDNIKMVVTLIHPIAMDDGLRFAIREGGRTVGAGVVAKVLG; from the coding sequence ATGTCTAAAGAAAAGTTTGAACGTACAAAACCGCACGTTAACGTCGGTACTATCGGCCACGTTGACCATGGTAAAACAACGCTGACCGCTGCCATCACTACCGTACTGGCTAAAACCTACGGTGGTTCCGCTCGCGCATTCGACCAGATCGATAACGCGCCGGAAGAAAAAGCTCGTGGTATCACCATCAACACCTCTCACGTTGAATATGACACCCCGACTCGCCACTACGCGCACGTAGACTGCCCGGGCCACGCCGACTATGTTAAAAACATGATCACCGGTGCTGCGCAGATGGACGGCGCGATCCTGGTTGTTGCTGCGACTGACGGCCCGATGCCGCAGACTCGTGAGCACATCCTGCTGGGTCGTCAGGTAGGCGTTCCGTACATCATCGTGTTCCTGAACAAATGCGACATGGTTGATGACGAAGAGCTGCTGGAACTGGTTGAGATGGAAGTTCGTGAACTGCTGTCTCAGTACGATTTCCCGGGCGACGACACTCCGATCGTTCGTGGTTCTGCTCTGAAAGCGCTGGAAGGCGACGCAGAGTGGGAAGCGAAAATCATCGAACTGGCTGGCCACCTGGATACCTATATCCCGGAACCAGAGCGTGCGATTGACAAGCCGTTCCTGCTGCCGATCGAAGACGTATTCTCCATCTCCGGTCGTGGTACCGTTGTTACCGGTCGTGTAGAGCGCGGTATCATCAAAGTGGGTGAAGAAGTTGAAATCGTTGGTATCAAAGAAACCGCGAAAACCACCTGTACTGGCGTTGAAATGTTCCGCAAACTGCTGGACGAAGGCCGTGCTGGTGAGAACGTAGGTGTTCTGCTGCGTGGTATCAAACGTGAAGAAATCGAACGTGGTCAGGTACTGGCTAAGCCGGGCACCATCAACCCGCACACCAAGTTCGAATCTGAAGTGTACATTCTGTCCAAAGACGAAGGCGGCCGTCATACTCCGTTCTTCAAAGGCTACCGTCCGCAGTTCTACTTCCGTACTACTGACGTGACTGGCACCATCGAACTGCCGGAAGGCGTAGAGATGGTAATGCCGGGCGACAACATCAAAATGGTTGTTACCCTGATCCACCCGATCGCGATGGACGATGGTCTGCGTTTCGCAATCCGTGAAGGCGGTCGTACCGTTGGCGCGGGCGTGGTTGCTAAAGTTCTCGGCTAA
- the coaA gene encoding type I pantothenate kinase produces the protein MSQKEQTLMTPYLQFNRHQWAALRDSVPMTLTEEEITRLKGINEDLSLEEVAEIYLPLSRLLNFYISSNLRRQAVLEQFLGTNGQRIPYIISIAGSVAVGKSTTARVLQALLSRWPEHRHVELITTDGFLHPNSVLKERGLMKKKGFPQSYDMHRLVKFVSDLKSGVPQATAPVYSHLIYDVIPDGDKTVAQPDILILEGLNVLQSGMDYPHDPHHVFVSDFVDFSIYVDAPEELLKSWYINRFLKFREGAFTDPDSYFHNYAKLSKEEAVDIATSLWNEINLMNLKENILPTRERASLIMTKSANHSVNQVRLRK, from the coding sequence ATGAGCCAAAAAGAGCAGACGTTAATGACACCGTACCTACAATTTAACCGCCACCAATGGGCTGCACTTCGTGATTCTGTCCCGATGACGTTAACCGAGGAAGAAATCACGCGGTTAAAAGGCATCAACGAAGATCTCTCTCTGGAAGAGGTTGCTGAGATCTATTTGCCGCTGTCGCGTTTGCTCAACTTCTATATTAGTTCTAACCTGCGTCGTCAGGCGGTTCTCGAACAATTTCTTGGCACTAACGGTCAGCGTATTCCCTATATAATCAGCATAGCTGGCAGCGTTGCGGTAGGTAAAAGCACCACCGCCCGTGTACTGCAGGCCTTGCTTAGCCGTTGGCCTGAGCATCGCCATGTCGAACTCATTACCACTGACGGATTTTTGCACCCTAACTCGGTTTTGAAAGAACGTGGGTTAATGAAGAAGAAAGGTTTTCCGCAGTCTTATGATATGCATCGGCTGGTGAAGTTTGTCTCCGATCTCAAATCAGGAGTACCACAGGCAACTGCACCAGTTTATTCCCATCTAATTTATGATGTTATTCCCGACGGCGATAAAACCGTCGCGCAACCGGATATTCTCATTCTTGAAGGACTGAATGTTCTGCAAAGTGGGATGGATTATCCACACGATCCGCATCATGTATTCGTATCGGATTTTGTCGACTTTTCTATTTATGTCGATGCCCCGGAAGAATTATTGAAAAGCTGGTATATCAACCGTTTTCTTAAATTCCGGGAAGGAGCATTTACCGACCCGGATTCTTATTTCCATAATTACGCCAAGCTGTCGAAGGAAGAAGCGGTGGATATTGCCACCTCGCTATGGAATGAGATTAACCTAATGAATCTAAAAGAAAACATCCTTCCAACCCGCGAGCGCGCCAGCCTGATTATGACCAAGAGCGCCAATCATTCTGTTAATCAGGTACGCTTACGGAAATAA
- the birA gene encoding bifunctional biotin--[acetyl-CoA-carboxylase] ligase/biotin operon repressor BirA, translated as MKDHTIPLTLISILADGEFHSGEQLGEQLGMSRAAINKHIQTLRDWGVDVFTVPGKGYSLPEPIHLLDEKKISQQIEHGRVTVLPVIDSTNQYLLDRLDELTSGDACVAEYQQAGRGRRGRKWFSPFGANLYLSMYWRLEQGPAAAIGLSLVIGIVIAEVLQQLGAEQVRVKWPNDIYLQDRKLSGILVELTGKTGDAAQIVSGAGINLVMRHVESDVVNQGWISLQEAGVVIDRNLLAARLIKELRLGLELFEQEGLAPYLPRWEKLDNFIHRPVKLIIGDKEIYGISRGIDAQGALLLEQDGVIKAWVGGEISLRSAE; from the coding sequence GTGAAAGACCATACTATCCCTTTAACGCTAATTTCTATCCTTGCTGATGGTGAGTTTCACTCAGGTGAACAGCTTGGCGAGCAGTTAGGCATGAGCCGGGCGGCGATTAATAAGCATATCCAGACTTTACGCGACTGGGGCGTTGATGTGTTTACCGTACCGGGCAAGGGTTACAGCCTGCCAGAGCCTATTCATCTTTTGGATGAGAAAAAGATCTCCCAACAGATAGAGCATGGCCGAGTGACTGTCCTTCCGGTAATCGACTCCACTAACCAGTATTTGCTGGACAGACTGGATGAGCTGACGTCCGGCGATGCCTGCGTGGCTGAATATCAGCAGGCAGGGCGGGGCCGGCGAGGCAGAAAATGGTTTTCCCCCTTTGGCGCGAATCTCTATCTCTCAATGTACTGGCGTCTGGAGCAGGGCCCGGCAGCGGCTATTGGCCTAAGCCTGGTGATCGGTATTGTGATCGCTGAAGTGCTGCAGCAGCTCGGGGCCGAACAGGTTCGCGTGAAATGGCCAAACGATATTTACCTGCAGGATCGTAAGCTGTCAGGGATCCTCGTGGAACTGACGGGGAAAACGGGCGATGCCGCACAAATCGTCAGCGGCGCGGGTATCAACCTTGTGATGCGTCACGTGGAGTCTGATGTCGTCAATCAGGGTTGGATCAGTCTTCAGGAAGCAGGGGTGGTCATCGATCGTAACCTCCTCGCCGCGCGCCTGATTAAAGAGCTGCGCCTGGGACTGGAGCTGTTCGAGCAGGAAGGGTTGGCTCCTTATCTGCCGCGCTGGGAAAAACTGGATAACTTTATTCATCGTCCGGTAAAACTGATTATCGGTGATAAAGAAATTTATGGCATTTCCCGCGGTATTGACGCCCAGGGGGCGCTATTGCTGGAGCAGGATGGTGTGATAAAAGCCTGGGTCGGTGGTGAAATATCATTGCGCAGCGCAGAATAA
- the murB gene encoding UDP-N-acetylmuramate dehydrogenase — protein sequence MNHSLKPWNTFGIERSANTIVHAETEQQLLSAWQAAVAAGEPTLILGEGSNVLFLNDYAGTVILNRIMGIEVSETPDAWRLHVGAGENWHQLVQFTLQHAMPGLENLALIPGCAGSSPIQNIGAYGVELQRVCEYVDCIELETGRKQRLSAAECRFGYRDSIFKHEYQDRYAIVAIGLALEKAWRPVLSYGDLTRLDPQTVTPQQVFDAVCHMRMTKLPDPKINGNAGSFFKNPIVSAQVAEALLAQFPDAPHYPQANGSVKLAAGWLIDQCQLKGQRIGGAAVHRQQALVLINEDQATSEDVIKLAHYVRQQVGAKFNVWLQPEVRFIGTHGEVNAEESIA from the coding sequence ATGAACCACTCCCTCAAACCCTGGAATACCTTTGGCATTGAGCGATCCGCCAATACGATAGTACACGCCGAAACTGAACAACAGTTATTAAGCGCCTGGCAAGCCGCTGTCGCGGCTGGCGAACCCACGCTAATCCTTGGGGAAGGCAGTAACGTCCTGTTTCTGAACGACTATGCCGGTACGGTGATCCTCAACCGAATTATGGGGATCGAGGTGAGCGAAACCCCGGATGCCTGGCGCTTGCACGTCGGCGCCGGCGAAAACTGGCATCAACTGGTGCAGTTCACGCTACAGCATGCGATGCCTGGTCTGGAAAATCTGGCATTAATCCCTGGTTGCGCAGGATCTTCGCCTATCCAGAATATTGGCGCTTACGGCGTCGAATTGCAGCGGGTTTGCGAATATGTTGACTGCATCGAGCTGGAAACGGGACGTAAACAACGCCTTTCCGCAGCGGAATGCCGTTTCGGCTATCGCGACAGCATCTTTAAACATGAATATCAGGACCGCTACGCCATCGTCGCGATTGGCTTGGCGTTAGAGAAAGCGTGGCGACCGGTGCTGAGCTACGGTGATTTAACACGTCTCGATCCGCAGACTGTCACCCCGCAGCAGGTATTCGATGCGGTCTGTCATATGCGAATGACTAAATTGCCGGATCCAAAGATTAACGGTAATGCTGGCAGCTTTTTTAAGAACCCGATCGTCAGCGCTCAGGTTGCTGAAGCGCTGCTGGCGCAGTTCCCTGATGCACCGCACTATCCGCAGGCAAACGGCAGCGTCAAGCTGGCCGCTGGCTGGCTAATCGATCAATGTCAGCTCAAAGGACAACGCATCGGCGGCGCGGCCGTGCATCGACAGCAGGCGCTGGTACTGATTAATGAAGATCAAGCGACCAGTGAGGATGTGATAAAGCTTGCCCATTACGTTCGCCAGCAGGTGGGTGCGAAATTCAATGTATGGCTTCAACCCGAGGTGCGCTTCATTGGAACGCATGGTGAAGTCAACGCAGAGGAGAGCATTGCGTGA
- the hemG gene encoding menaquinone-dependent protoporphyrinogen IX dehydrogenase: MKTLILFSTRDGQTREIASFLASELKELGIDADTLNLNRTDDVEWHHYDRVVIGASIRYGHFHPAVDRFVKKHLAALQALPGAFFSVNLVARKPEKRTPQTNSYTRKFLLNSPWQPQSCAVFAGALRYPRYRWYDRFMIRLIMKMTGGETDTRKEVVYTDWQQVSRFAREIAQMIRKQGV, from the coding sequence GTGAAAACTTTAATTCTCTTTTCCACCCGCGACGGGCAGACACGTGAAATCGCTTCGTTTCTCGCCTCTGAGCTTAAAGAGCTGGGTATCGATGCGGACACCCTGAATCTGAACCGTACCGATGACGTGGAATGGCATCATTATGATCGCGTGGTGATTGGCGCGTCGATTCGCTACGGACACTTTCATCCGGCGGTGGACCGCTTTGTGAAAAAGCACCTTGCAGCATTGCAGGCGCTGCCGGGGGCATTCTTTTCGGTGAACCTGGTTGCGCGCAAACCCGAGAAGCGCACGCCGCAGACCAACAGCTATACGCGCAAGTTTCTGCTCAACTCGCCGTGGCAGCCGCAGAGCTGCGCGGTGTTTGCCGGGGCGCTACGTTACCCGCGTTACCGCTGGTACGATCGGTTTATGATCCGCCTGATTATGAAAATGACCGGGGGCGAAACGGATACCCGTAAAGAAGTGGTCTATACCGACTGGCAACAGGTCTCCCGATTTGCCCGAGAAATCGCGCAAATGATCCGCAAACAGGGCGTTTAA
- the trkH gene encoding Trk system potassium transporter TrkH, with amino-acid sequence MHFRAITRIVGLLVILFSGTMIVPGLVALIYRDGAGRAFTQTFFVALAIGSMLWWPNRKQKGELKSREGFLIVVLFWTVLGSVGALPFIFAEQPNLTVTDAFFESFSGLTTTGATTLVGLDSLPHAILFYRQMLQWFGGMGIIVLAVAILPILGVGGMQLYRAEMPGPLKDNKMRPRIAETAKTLWLIYVLLTVACALALWFAGMPAFDAIGHSFATIAIGGFSTHDASVGYFNSPMINSIIAIFLLISGCNYGLHFSLLSGRSLKVYWRDPEFRMFIGVQLTLVIVCTLVLWLHNVYGSVLTTLNQAFFQVVSMATTAGFTTDSIARWPLFLPVLLLCSAFIGGCAGSTGGGLKVIRILLLFKQGNRELKRLVHPNAVYSIKLGNRALPERILEAVWGFFSAYALVFIISMLAIIATGVDDFSAFASVVATLNNLGPGLGVVADNFATMNPVAKWILIANMLFGRLEVFTLLVLFTPTFWRE; translated from the coding sequence ATGCATTTTCGCGCCATAACCCGAATCGTTGGACTGCTGGTCATCTTGTTTTCGGGGACGATGATCGTCCCGGGATTAGTGGCCCTGATATATCGCGATGGCGCGGGACGGGCCTTCACTCAAACTTTTTTTGTCGCTCTGGCGATCGGCTCCATGCTGTGGTGGCCGAACCGTAAGCAAAAGGGTGAACTGAAATCCCGTGAAGGATTTCTGATCGTGGTGCTGTTCTGGACCGTGCTGGGTAGCGTAGGGGCCTTGCCCTTTATTTTCGCCGAACAGCCGAACCTGACGGTGACGGATGCCTTCTTCGAGTCATTTTCCGGCCTGACGACGACCGGGGCGACCACCCTGGTGGGGCTGGACTCGCTCCCGCACGCTATCCTCTTTTACCGGCAGATGCTGCAGTGGTTCGGCGGTATGGGGATCATTGTGCTGGCGGTGGCGATTCTGCCTATCCTCGGCGTCGGGGGGATGCAGCTCTACCGTGCGGAAATGCCCGGCCCGCTGAAAGACAACAAGATGCGCCCGCGCATCGCCGAGACGGCAAAAACATTGTGGCTCATCTATGTGTTACTGACGGTCGCCTGCGCATTGGCGCTCTGGTTTGCCGGTATGCCGGCCTTCGATGCGATAGGGCACAGCTTCGCCACCATCGCCATCGGCGGTTTCTCGACTCATGATGCCAGCGTCGGCTATTTCAACAGCCCGATGATCAACTCCATCATTGCCATCTTCCTGCTGATCTCCGGCTGCAACTACGGTCTGCATTTTTCGTTGTTGAGCGGACGCAGCCTGAAGGTGTACTGGCGCGACCCTGAGTTTCGAATGTTCATTGGCGTCCAGTTGACGCTGGTCATCGTCTGTACGCTGGTGCTATGGCTTCATAACGTGTACGGCTCGGTGCTGACGACGCTGAATCAGGCGTTTTTCCAGGTGGTGTCGATGGCGACCACCGCGGGATTCACCACCGATAGCATTGCGCGCTGGCCGCTGTTCCTGCCGGTGCTTCTGCTGTGCTCCGCATTTATCGGCGGCTGCGCAGGCTCCACGGGCGGTGGCTTAAAGGTTATCCGTATCCTGTTGCTGTTCAAGCAGGGCAACCGTGAGCTTAAGCGTCTGGTTCACCCGAATGCGGTGTATAGCATTAAATTAGGTAACCGCGCGCTGCCGGAACGTATTCTGGAAGCGGTATGGGGATTCTTCTCCGCCTATGCGCTGGTCTTTATCATTAGTATGCTGGCTATTATCGCCACCGGGGTGGATGACTTCTCCGCTTTCGCCTCCGTGGTGGCGACATTGAACAACCTCGGGCCTGGGCTCGGCGTCGTCGCGGACAACTTTGCTACCATGAACCCGGTCGCGAAATGGATCCTGATTGCTAATATGCTGTTTGGTCGTCTGGAAGTGTTCACCTTACTGGTGCTCTTTACTCCCACTTTCTGGCGCGAATAA
- a CDS encoding IMPACT family protein, producing MESWLIPAAPVSVVEEIKKSRFITLLAHTDGVAAAKAFVESVRADHPDARHHCVAWVAGPPDDSQQLGFSDDGEPAGTAGKPMLAQLMGSGVGEITAVVVRYYGGILLGTGGLVKAYGGGVHQALAQLTTLRKTPLTAYTLQCEYGQLAGVEALLAQFSGNVVESEYLASVRLRVALPQAEVAAFSAKLADFSRGSLQLLKINE from the coding sequence ATGGAGAGCTGGTTAATCCCGGCGGCGCCCGTTTCCGTCGTTGAGGAGATCAAAAAGAGCCGTTTTATCACGCTGTTGGCGCATACCGACGGCGTGGCGGCGGCGAAAGCCTTTGTCGAGTCCGTCAGAGCGGATCACCCCGATGCCCGTCACCACTGCGTGGCGTGGGTCGCCGGACCGCCTGATGATTCGCAACAGCTTGGGTTTTCTGATGATGGCGAACCGGCGGGAACGGCGGGTAAACCGATGCTGGCGCAGCTGATGGGAAGCGGCGTCGGCGAGATAACCGCTGTCGTCGTGCGTTACTACGGTGGTATCCTGCTGGGCACCGGCGGTCTGGTGAAAGCCTATGGCGGCGGTGTTCATCAGGCGCTGGCGCAGTTGACGACACTGCGCAAGACGCCGTTAACGGCATATACTTTGCAATGTGAATATGGGCAACTGGCCGGCGTCGAAGCGCTGCTCGCCCAATTTTCCGGCAACGTCGTTGAAAGCGAATATCTGGCGTCGGTTCGGCTGCGCGTGGCGCTTCCCCAGGCTGAAGTGGCGGCTTTTTCAGCAAAACTGGCTGATTTTAGTCGCGGTTCATTGCAATTGCTGAAGATTAACGAATAA
- the pepQ gene encoding Xaa-Pro dipeptidase — MESLAALYKNHIVTLQERTRDVLSRFQMDALLIHSGELVNVFLDDHPYPFKVNPQFKAWVPVTQVPNCWLLVDGVNKPKLWFYLPVDYWHNVEPLPTSFWTEEVDVVALPKADGIGSQLPAARGNIGYIGPVPERALGLGIAADKINPKGVIDYLHYYRAYKTDYELACMREAQKSAVNGHRAAYEAFQSGMSEFDINQAYLTATGHRDTDVPYSNIVALNEHASVLHYTKLDHRAPAEMRSFLLDAGAEYNGYAADLTRTWAAHSDNDFAHLIKDVNDEQLALISTMKAGTRYVDYHIQFHQRIAKLLRKHQLVSDISEEAMVENDLTGPFMPHGIGHPLGLQVHDVAGFMQDDSGTHLAAPAKYPYLRCTRIIEPRMVLTIEPGIYFIESLLAPWREGPFSKHFNWQKIDAMKPFGGIRIEDNVVVHENSIENMTRDLKLA, encoded by the coding sequence ATGGAATCCCTGGCCGCGCTCTATAAAAATCATATTGTTACCCTACAAGAACGTACCCGCGACGTCCTGTCCCGTTTTCAGATGGATGCTCTGCTGATTCACTCCGGCGAGCTGGTTAACGTCTTCCTTGATGACCATCCGTACCCGTTCAAGGTCAATCCGCAGTTCAAAGCCTGGGTGCCGGTGACTCAGGTGCCTAACTGCTGGTTGCTGGTGGACGGTGTGAATAAACCGAAGCTGTGGTTCTATCTGCCGGTTGATTACTGGCATAACGTTGAGCCGCTGCCGACCTCGTTCTGGACCGAAGAGGTCGATGTAGTCGCGCTGCCGAAGGCCGATGGCATCGGCAGCCAACTGCCTGCCGCTCGCGGAAATATTGGTTATATCGGGCCGGTTCCGGAGCGCGCGCTGGGTCTGGGAATCGCCGCGGATAAGATCAACCCGAAAGGGGTTATCGATTATCTGCATTACTACCGGGCTTACAAAACCGATTACGAGCTGGCCTGTATGCGTGAAGCGCAGAAGTCGGCCGTGAATGGTCATCGTGCGGCCTATGAAGCTTTTCAGTCCGGGATGAGCGAATTCGATATCAATCAGGCCTATCTTACCGCAACCGGACACCGCGATACCGACGTGCCTTACAGCAACATCGTGGCGCTGAACGAGCATGCTTCTGTCCTGCACTACACTAAACTGGACCACCGCGCTCCGGCGGAAATGCGCAGTTTCCTGCTCGACGCCGGTGCGGAATATAACGGCTATGCTGCGGATCTGACGCGGACCTGGGCGGCACACAGCGATAACGATTTCGCACATCTGATTAAAGACGTTAACGACGAGCAGCTGGCGCTGATTAGCACCATGAAAGCCGGGACTCGCTACGTCGATTACCATATCCAGTTCCATCAGCGCATCGCAAAACTGCTGCGTAAACATCAGTTAGTCTCCGACATCAGCGAAGAGGCGATGGTGGAAAACGATCTGACCGGGCCATTTATGCCGCACGGGATTGGTCATCCGCTGGGTCTGCAGGTGCATGATGTTGCTGGCTTTATGCAAGACGACTCCGGTACGCACCTGGCGGCGCCAGCGAAATACCCGTATCTGCGCTGCACCCGTATTATCGAGCCGCGTATGGTGTTGACCATTGAACCCGGCATCTACTTTATCGAGTCGTTACTGGCGCCGTGGCGTGAAGGCCCGTTCAGCAAACACTTCAACTGGCAAAAAATTGACGCCATGAAGCCATTCGGCGGGATCCGTATCGAAGATAACGTGGTGGTTCACGAAAACAGTATCGAAAATATGACGCGCGATCTGAAGCTGGCCTAA